GTACATAGTGtcgattttatttgcatgattttattgtaatagtgatattgcatgtttgtttattgatattCCTATTGCATGATTTTATCCccatatttatagtgtgtgtttagtgttgattgaacaatatgttttttttattccactgtGGATTAAGCGGACAATTGtaggcacctgtgaggtgggggcgTTCCCCGAGGTGGCCTATCAGCCGCCAAACTGACTTAAGGGAGATGGTGAGCGCAAAGACTGAAAGAGAGACACACGAAAAGTGAAGAGCTGGAAACAAAACGCGTGCAAGCCAGCATATGAACAGAAGGACCTCCGGCCTGACTGTGGGGCGCCACGAGACATTCAGCGATCGGCCAGCATAACCCGGCGATCCACAGTAGGGCAGAATAGCGACCGTGGGAGGCGACGCGTGAAATCCACAGTAGGGCAGGGGTACGCCTCTGCCTGCATCTGTGAGTATCGCTTTCCCACTGTTGGGCGCTAGGAGTAGCTTTGCCGGGGAAGGGTGACAGCGGCTGCGCCGACAACGTTGCTGGCCCGTGTCTGTTGTTTCAGGGCGGAGCTACGAGGGAGGCCGTGCGCGGGTGTGGAGAGTGGCTGGACTGCACGATCGCGCACCGTCAGGTGGAGATAGGAGCCTCCTCCCTGGTCTTCTGCTGGCGAGATTCCCCATCCCGGAAGAggagttcctctcctgtctctttcAGCTCAGGAGAATTTGCCCGCGTGTTGCTGGACTGTGAGAATTAGGACCCTGGGGGGAGTTTTTAGCATAGGGAAAAACATTCAttcagctttgtgtttttagtgtttaaatCATTCCGGCCGGCCGGGTTTTTAGCGGGTTGCAAacactatttttattgtatacgGGGATTTTAGCTTGTATTTGTGACTCTggctgtggttttttttttttttttttttattatggaaaataaattaTGTGTTTGACGCCAGCTAAGTTTCTGTGCTCTGAGCGCTGACCCACTCACTCCCCTTTCTGCTTGTATGTATACAGACGTGGTGGTGAAGATTTAGGTCCACCAGTTTAGCGGCTACAAGTATATAAAAGGTGTTCTTttatttaatggagttagactAGTAGATATGTCTGTTTGTTGTCATTTGTATAATGTCTTCTTGACCTCATAGCTGGGAAGTCACACGTGTAACTAGCATGAATAAAGTCTGCATTCTATTTACGTTTTGGGCATGTGGGCTCATTTATATTATTAGTTCCATATGTGGCTTTTCCACTATATGGCACAACACATGCCATAAAAAAGATGATAGTCCAGCCGCTCTTACATCACCGAGGGCAGTTATGTGCAGTAAATGGGAGTGGAGCAAGGTTATAATCCAAGATGCATCTCTCCCAGTGATgagtaacaacaataataaccaACATACAGCTGCTAAAGGCAACAGTCATCACCCTCATGCTTAAAGATGCCAACATAGGTaagaaaataggaaataacttgtaaacagaataataataacaacctagtttatagtatttttttatcATGCACATAGTCTAAATTTAGTATCAGTGCGTTTtcatgtgaaagaaaaacaatcggTGTTCATCATCATACACAGAGAAGCTGAGGTCAGCAGGGGGAGGACATAATCAGTCTGGTCATGTTTCCTACGCATAGCCTGCCACCTTGTGTTGAGAATCTATATTAAATCATATAGCGTTCGAGCTACCGTAAGTAAACTCTCCAATGTATagtttgcattttttccccctaaataTAATACTAATGTGTAGTGCAAATTGCAATACATGTTGCatattacagtttaaaaattagCCTGGTGTCTTGCTGCAATTAAAAGCTGCAGTTACCAGCACTGCTtgatcaaatatttaaataatttaactcATCAAAGCACCTCAGCTGTGGTAATAAGTGAAGAAATAGATGAATTAATTAAGTATATACAATAGAACTTTAATTTAAGCATATATAATTGTTCCCAGGTCAGAATTCTTTTTAAGTGATCTATTGAAGgtgcaataattaagtgtatATAACAAGAGAATAGATCGTAAATGCCAATTTTtatatcattatttatttatttatttttaaaccccATCAACAACACTAATATAGAAGTAGGCTAATTCTTCATACAGTAAAAGTTTATAGATGACCAGCTCTGGctattttttacacttttttcctaGACTGAGCCCGCCTTTATCATGTGTTATTTGGTTTCCTTTACTCGTCATTACAGAGATTAAATAATGTAATGATTAAGACaggcattttaaaatttttatctAATTGTTTGCATCTTTAaagtattttgagtttcttcCTAAAACGCTTTCCTCAGCAtccattgtttttgtttaaattaggGCTCTACAAAACAAGATTTCCTCTGAATAATTCATAGCCTTTGTCGTTAAATGTAATCAGTTTATGGGGCAGCTCAGAGGTTATGTAGCACATATTTCCCGCTGTGCTCTGTTGTATGCACGAGGCCGGAGGCGTCCGCGGATCACTCCAGGCCACGTTTTTACGTCACCTGCCACCATGTTGGATCCGGAAGTGGGCAGAGTCTGCAGGAATCTCGAGCCCAGCTGAACGTTAGCCGTCGGCTTCGCTCGATCGGTCCACCGCTTTCCGATTTTCACCTCTAACCTTCAGGTTACATGCTGCGTGGCTCTCTTGCTGGTCGAAGTCGGCGCCTTTCTTCGGATTTTATCGTTTTTCGGCATCAGCTATGAGTACTCTCACGCAGAGAACATCGGGCCTCGTCCAGCGGCGGACCGAGGCCATTCGCAGCGCCGCCGCCGAAAAGGAGAAGGAGTCCGGCGGTGAGGAGGACGAAGTGCGCCGCGGGGAGGAGGAAGACGACGACAAAGGGGACTCAAAGGAGACCAGACTGACGCTAATGGAGGAAGTGTTGCTCTTGGGCCTCAAGGACCGAGAGGTGAGCGCTGTTTTGCAGTCCAGCTTAGCAGGCTGGCTAGTAACTTAGTCGCTACACTTGACATTAACTAATGTTAGAGTTTACTGTGCGTCACCAGTCGTGGTTGTCAACAAAGCCAACTCTGGTTTATTAAAGCGCTAGTTAAAAGTTTCCCGGAATGCTGTGTTCATGTAGCACATCTGGAAGTGTATTGATTCACAGTGTGTCGTTGCTAAGCTTGCTAGCAGATGTCATGTAGCTTGTATTTAAGCGCATCGAAATGTTTTGCGCTGCGTTTTGTTGTTGGCTCGTAaggttacagaaaaaaatggggGGTGGTGGAGAGTGAAAACAATTATCAGGTTTGTTGAGCTTCTTAGCTCGGGTTTCTCCAAGCGTTCACTTGACAACTCGCCAGCGAGTCACCGCTTTCCTTTTCATCTCGCTTTGCTTCAGCTCCTTCCAACACGTCAGCTAAGTTAgcgagtgtgttttttttctccacccaGGGCTACACGTCTTTCTGGAACGACTGTATTTCTTCCGGCCTTCGAGGTTGTATGCTTGTAGAGCTGGCTCTCAGAGGGAGGTTACAGCTGGAGGCGTCCGGTGTGCGAAGGAAAAGCCTGCTGGCAAGAAAGGTGAGAACTATTATATTGCgatgtttgtgcgtgtgtgtagggGGGAAAAGGACCAGTTTGTCCGGTTAAATGCTTTGACGTAGTGGACACTTGAcactgtttgcttttcttctgacgaaGAAGGAAGCATTTTTTTTGTCGGGAGATTTACACCTAGTTATCTATGTAATTCCTCCTCACACAGGATGTGTCTACATCACAATTCCACAGACAGCAGCCatcattattaaaatgtttaccTTTCTCTGGCAAGGTGATCTGCAAGTCAGATGCTCCAACAGGAGACGTGCTGCTGGATGAGGCCTTGAAACACATTAAAGAAACTCAGCCTCCAGAGAATGTCCAGAGCTGGATAGAGCTACTGAGTGGTGAGCTAAGGACTGCTGTATTTGTTAGCCAAACCTAGTGGTGATCTGCTTATTGTTTCACCTTTTCGGTCACATAGGTGTCTAAAATGTTGGGGCGGAGGAGTACTGGTTGCTTATGTGCAATGTAATGTCACATTTGTCAGTAGCAGGattaattgatttttaaaattgttttaaaaatacctTGTAGTGCCCCAAGTGGCAATTGTTGGAAATGCAGTAGATAATTAGGGATGCACCAATCTGTCAGTAGATGTCAGTCTTGGTGTTCGTTGTGTGAGATGACATTCACCAATGGCAGTAGTTAGCGTTTATCTGTAGTCCCAAAACTTTTCCAAGATGGATAAATATCAAAAGACTGTGTAATGATGAAGATTTATTacactttaaacatttatttttaattaaaatacatttacattttgtgcactgtcacagtctgcaaaatgtaacaaaatataACAATGGGTGCATCCTTTATAAAAGCAACACAGGAAGCATTTTTGGCTCCTGTTCTCAGCTAAGAACCTTAAAGGGGAAAAATGACCTCGGCATGCACGTCATTTATTTTGTTGCGTCTGAAAGCCCATCTCAATGTTGTCACGTAGGCGAGACCTGGAATCCGCTCAAGCTGCACTATCAGCTGCGAAATGTCAGAGAACGTCTGGCCAAAAACCTGGTGGAGAAAGGTGTCCTCACCACAGAGAAGCAGAACTTCTTGCTTTTTGATATGACCACGCATCCGCTTACCAACAGTACCATTAAACAGGTATGCAAATGTTCACTTTGTTCTGCAATCATGATCGAAATTTTGATTCAAGCATCATTGCATATCATTAGTGGGggaggtttgtgttttttggtttgcGTGTGGGAACTGTCAGCTATTTAGGAGCATGTTAGTCACACCCTCAAATTCATTTGATAGAGGTTTGACCtatatttgcactttttttttcttcactggaTTCAGTTAAAGTAGAGTTGACAAACTGCACAAGTATTAGTGCAAAAGGGGTAATATTCCCCTCTTATATATTCTCTCATATTTTAACTGGATGGCAAATCATTTTCACTTCATGGTTGTATAGTTAACAACCTTGATTTTGGTCTAGCATTAAAACAAGCAGCTATAGGAGGACAAGAAGTCTGGCAGCGATATATGCTTATTAGTTAGCTGTAACATAACCTTCTATGCAAAAAACCAACTGTTTAGTTTCCGGCCTCGAGAGGCTAAAGCAAACTTCCTGTCTGACTGCTGAAGGGGTTAAAGTCTTGCTAAACATGAAGCTACAaatgtgactttaaaaaaaaattttttattttagttatttaattatttattttgttgtttatgaTATTTGTATACGTGCAGAACTGTGTGAACtttggttttatgttaaagtgctttataataaAGGTATGGTGTGGTACAGATTCTGAGTTAGAGCCTGAATAGTGTAATGATCTAATTGAATCTAATTCACATTAATTCTAACTATAAAACTCTATAATATTTACTGTTACTACCTGCAGCGCCTTGTCAAGAAGGTCCAGGACTCTGTTTTGGAGAAGTGGGTCAACGATCCCCACCGCATGGACAAGCGGGTTCTGGCCCTGATTCTGCTGGCTCACTCGTCCGATGTTCTTGAGAATGCCTTTGCCCCGCTCCAAGACGAACAGTACGACCTCGCCATGAAGAGGGTTCACACTCTGCTAGAGCTGGagccagagaaagagagcgctAAGCCCAATGTCAATGAACTAATGTGGGCCGTGGTGGCCGCCTTTACTAAATGAAAGCACCTGATTGGTTGGACTGAAAGGTGGTCTGTATTATTTAATTGGCTGAAGGACTTAATGAGACAGACTTCACTCTAATGAGACAATCTGTTTTGGTTGGGGAGCTTGTTTAGACATCTCTTCTGGATGATATTTTGGTGGTAGTCCATATTAACACACAGTCTTGATCGGTGGTGGGCTTCACCAAGCTAACAGTGGGACGGGCTAGATGACTCTCTAAAATGGAAACAACTGGCTGCTTTCACACAAGTGAGGTACATCATCTGCCACTGCAAAGGATATACTTATACAAACATCAACACTACATACAGGTGGGTTTCTATTCGTTAGATGACATCGGAGAGCACAGTAGCTGGCAACAGTAGTCATGGTGAATATGAAGATATTGACTGGGGCCGAGTTTCCCTTCAGCACAGAGGAAACGTCATCTCTTCATCACTTCAAGATCTCCATACCCTGCCACATGCTAACGCGAGGACAAAGGATGAGCAACGCTCTTTCTGCTCTCGCAGGTCTCCCGCTTCCACCTGTTCGTTTCCACTTGAGTTAAGAACGCATCTCTGGGTTCCCATTATTACAGACTACCTGACTGTGTCAGATTCATTTTGTCCttgctttaatttttctttcctcctttccCCTCAATGCCTCTTGAGGGGGAAAGAGGGGCTAAACACAAGTTCAGTTCCTTCACCAGTAAGTGTGAGATCATTCGGCCCTTATAGAGATTTAAAATGTGCAATCTAACAAAGCTCTCATTAGTTTACTGGTTTTTCAAGGGTCCATTCTGTGTGTAGAGAACGCAGCTAGTCTTccgtttctgtttctgttgctgATCGATGCTTGGAGTAGCCTGCCATTAATTAACTTTTTGCACAGCTGCTAGCCCTGCAGGTAGGTTAGTATTTATAGGTGTCTTCTCGGGTTGTGTAACCCACTTGTGACAAAGGGATTTGATGATTATAAACTTTAGAAACTAtggtaaaggagaaaaaaacgacaacaaaaaATCTCAATCCAGctctataaatataaaaaattaaaaaaacaacaaaataaataattcccttggtgatttaaaaaaaaaatgctcctgCTACTTATATTTCTAAATGTGAATCGAGATGTAAAGATGCAGGGGGAAAAGAGTAGTGGTCGAAtttggatatttaaaaaaaccctctgTGACACTTACTGTGATCATTAGTGTTTACTTATACATATTAAGGATTTGTTAGCTAAGCAGGTTAGCTATTTTAGTTactacaaaaacatattttctcaCTTAAAACTAGTGGTATGTAGACATAGAAGTGCTATTTAGGTTTAACAATATTTTCATTTCCCTGAAAATTGACAAAAATATTAGTTGAATTTCCTTTTGTCATCGTAGttagtataaaaaaaacaacccaaaaacaaaacagaaagttaGAGGCAAGTCTTGTGTAGGAGTTTCCACACATGACTAATCGACAAGCATAACCTGTTTGCATTTCCTCTGAAGAAATCGTCCTGACATGATCATGTGATTTATTCCAGTTGTTACTTTTAGAGGTAAGTGAGAAaatgtgttgtgtagttatggAAAGTCAAGACTTTCCATGTATCTCAGCTTAATTGTCATTTCATGATTACATgctctttttgttctgtttaatcGGCCCCTGTGGGCATGTTGTATGGTTTGATACATGG
This Astatotilapia calliptera chromosome 7, fAstCal1.2, whole genome shotgun sequence DNA region includes the following protein-coding sequences:
- the LOC113025591 gene encoding Golgi phosphoprotein 3-like, with product MSTLTQRTSGLVQRRTEAIRSAAAEKEKESGGEEDEVRRGEEEDDDKGDSKETRLTLMEEVLLLGLKDREGYTSFWNDCISSGLRGCMLVELALRGRLQLEASGVRRKSLLARKVICKSDAPTGDVLLDEALKHIKETQPPENVQSWIELLSGETWNPLKLHYQLRNVRERLAKNLVEKGVLTTEKQNFLLFDMTTHPLTNSTIKQRLVKKVQDSVLEKWVNDPHRMDKRVLALILLAHSSDVLENAFAPLQDEQYDLAMKRVHTLLELEPEKESAKPNVNELMWAVVAAFTK